One region of Flavobacterium sp. KACC 22763 genomic DNA includes:
- a CDS encoding nucleoid-associated protein produces MINLFNTHIDTLSIHRVGNKSRNEAIFLSEQPFNLNDEIVPLIKEFFFKPFREKEENYYQFAHEVDLDYNDMFKYATEIFANPSNVHEVSKNITKHLYEQSNHPHIKNGEVYVTYLTNLSIDNNVVDAIGIFKSELQADFLQFEENNSNLEMILQQGINLNKLDKGCLIFNYKKEEGYKILTVDSNRYDARYWLEHFLSVDAFEDENFITKKYLKFCQNFAKDVVLPAEDKKEEVMFMNRSVNYFAKNDQFEEQNFLNEVLDNPDLIPEFKNYKVDKGEKYSIEDVTSFPIANAAVSDARKSIKNVINLDTHIQIKMDFINPESAEKFVEKGWDEEKQMYYYLVYFNKEEKS; encoded by the coding sequence ATGATCAACTTATTCAACACCCACATCGACACGCTGTCAATACACCGCGTAGGAAACAAAAGCCGTAACGAAGCGATTTTTTTATCGGAGCAGCCGTTTAATTTAAATGACGAGATTGTTCCTTTGATAAAAGAATTCTTTTTTAAGCCTTTTAGAGAAAAAGAAGAAAACTATTATCAGTTTGCACACGAAGTGGACTTGGACTACAACGACATGTTTAAATATGCAACTGAGATTTTTGCTAATCCGTCAAATGTTCATGAGGTTTCTAAAAACATCACAAAACATTTATATGAGCAGTCAAATCACCCGCACATTAAAAATGGAGAGGTTTACGTAACCTATTTAACAAACCTAAGTATTGACAACAATGTTGTTGATGCAATTGGAATTTTTAAAAGTGAGTTACAAGCAGACTTTTTACAGTTTGAAGAAAATAACAGCAACCTTGAGATGATTTTACAACAGGGAATCAACCTGAATAAATTGGATAAAGGATGTTTGATTTTCAACTACAAAAAAGAAGAAGGATATAAAATCCTTACTGTAGACAGCAACCGTTATGATGCGCGTTACTGGTTAGAGCACTTTTTATCTGTTGACGCTTTTGAAGATGAAAATTTCATCACTAAAAAATATTTGAAATTCTGTCAAAACTTCGCAAAAGACGTGGTTTTGCCAGCCGAAGACAAGAAAGAGGAAGTAATGTTTATGAACCGATCTGTGAATTATTTCGCTAAAAATGATCAGTTTGAAGAACAAAATTTCTTGAATGAAGTACTAGACAATCCTGATTTGATTCCTGAATTTAAAAACTATAAAGTTGATAAAGGAGAAAAATACAGCATCGAAGATGTAACCTCATTCCCTATTGCCAACGCAGCAGTTTCTGACGCTAGAAAATCGATTAAAAACGTAATTAATTTGGATACTCACATTCAGATTAAAATGGATTTCATCAATCCTGAAAGTGCAGAAAAATTTGTTGAAAAAGGCTGGGATGAAGAAAAACAAATGTATTACTACTTAGTTTACTTCAACAAAGAAGAGAAAAGCTAA
- a CDS encoding GAF domain-containing protein, translated as MDIQFFKESPFTTIISFHKLIESFEEIAQSDVDYRSNYAKAILEQIELIPELRTGIQDYSVIKNNEALIKNILADLFPTALTHNEIKAVTIPFQNISFNYTERFKKILKNAGDEFYMEIRDFSDHQFYINNCCLILSSYYKQHIDFNQPFFYDIPNENGIEKHYRILYNADFMEITPTENAVPLTQEDIDQLLDNYNDINLWKSKFPKGSWILRGFGIVSLFDATTESAISILKSNLLKPGPKTVETDQEVSNIFQSIFNLPNLKVGFIIYNPEEEKFIRPAKYENQMKSFLLSADQEVDCKNALFGCSFENLLDNNEPFVISNVRKFTEEQTNKKLGEHLLSQGIQSCIFAPVIKNGHLLGVVELVSQNIQDLNSVNATKLDLVLPYLTDTIDRVNTDMQHQIEAIIQREYTTIHPSVYWKFKRESQNYFQNMNHTKDYIFKEIVFKNVYPLYGQIDIKGSSEHRNETVKIDLKSQLTALMEIFDNQEENSNLVLLEQRKFELESLRSELDYPLKADTEQHIQRYIEEEIHPILKNTKSNVKSEKLEQLYFDSLDEKTGMFYQERKKFDNAMSIINKRLATVLDRKQVEAQQIYPHYYERFKTDGVEHNLYIGASISPTKPFDIMYLHNLRLWQLQTLCEMELEHHELKESLPYELDVTSLILVFSSALSIRFRMDEKRFDVDGTYNARYEVVKKRIDKSHIKGTNERITEKEKITIVYSQNSEEAEYLKYIKYLQHKKILEPSIEQFEVEDLQGVSGLRAIRVKVINNNSNPGIKKITYQDLLDELN; from the coding sequence ATGGATATTCAATTTTTTAAAGAAAGTCCTTTTACCACTATAATTTCATTTCACAAGCTAATTGAATCTTTTGAAGAAATTGCTCAATCAGACGTTGATTACAGATCAAATTATGCCAAAGCGATTTTAGAACAAATTGAATTAATTCCGGAACTTAGGACTGGAATCCAGGATTATTCGGTTATCAAAAACAATGAAGCTTTAATTAAAAATATATTAGCCGATTTATTTCCGACTGCATTGACGCACAACGAGATAAAAGCGGTTACAATTCCATTTCAAAATATCTCCTTTAATTATACAGAGCGTTTCAAGAAAATCCTCAAAAATGCAGGAGATGAGTTTTATATGGAAATTCGCGACTTTAGCGACCATCAATTCTATATCAATAACTGCTGTTTAATTTTGAGCAGTTATTACAAACAGCATATTGATTTCAATCAGCCGTTTTTCTATGACATTCCTAATGAAAATGGTATTGAAAAGCACTATCGCATTTTGTACAATGCTGATTTCATGGAAATTACTCCAACCGAAAACGCTGTTCCACTAACTCAAGAAGATATTGATCAATTACTTGATAATTATAACGATATCAATTTATGGAAATCTAAATTCCCAAAAGGAAGCTGGATTTTAAGAGGTTTTGGTATTGTTTCTTTATTTGATGCGACAACAGAAAGTGCTATTTCTATATTGAAAAGTAATCTTCTGAAACCTGGGCCTAAAACGGTTGAAACAGATCAAGAAGTCTCTAATATTTTTCAGTCTATCTTTAATCTTCCAAATTTAAAAGTCGGATTTATTATCTATAATCCAGAGGAAGAAAAATTTATCAGACCAGCAAAATATGAAAATCAGATGAAAAGCTTCTTGCTTTCGGCTGATCAGGAAGTCGATTGTAAAAATGCTTTGTTCGGATGTTCTTTCGAAAATTTATTAGATAACAATGAGCCTTTTGTTATTTCTAATGTGCGTAAATTCACTGAAGAACAAACAAATAAAAAACTTGGTGAGCATTTACTGTCACAAGGCATACAGAGCTGTATATTTGCACCAGTTATAAAAAATGGGCATTTACTAGGAGTTGTAGAATTAGTTTCACAAAACATACAAGATCTAAATAGTGTAAATGCTACAAAACTAGATTTGGTTCTGCCATATTTAACCGATACTATTGATCGTGTTAATACCGACATGCAGCATCAGATCGAGGCGATTATTCAGCGTGAATACACTACGATTCACCCAAGTGTGTATTGGAAGTTCAAGAGAGAATCTCAGAACTATTTTCAAAATATGAATCATACTAAAGATTATATTTTTAAAGAAATTGTTTTTAAAAATGTATATCCGCTGTATGGACAAATTGATATTAAAGGTTCTTCTGAACATCGTAATGAAACAGTAAAAATTGATCTGAAAAGTCAACTGACAGCTCTTATGGAAATTTTTGATAATCAAGAAGAAAACTCAAACTTAGTTCTTCTTGAGCAGAGAAAATTTGAATTGGAATCGCTTCGAAGCGAGTTGGATTATCCACTAAAAGCAGATACAGAACAGCACATACAGCGTTACATTGAAGAAGAAATTCATCCGATACTGAAAAATACAAAAAGCAATGTTAAATCTGAAAAATTAGAACAATTATACTTTGATAGCTTAGACGAAAAAACAGGAATGTTTTATCAGGAAAGAAAGAAGTTTGACAATGCCATGTCGATTATCAATAAAAGATTGGCAACAGTTTTAGACAGAAAACAAGTTGAAGCTCAGCAAATTTATCCGCATTATTACGAACGTTTTAAAACGGATGGTGTAGAACATAATTTATATATTGGAGCTTCGATCTCGCCAACAAAACCTTTCGATATTATGTATCTGCATAATCTTCGTTTGTGGCAATTGCAAACTTTATGCGAAATGGAATTGGAACACCATGAACTTAAAGAATCTCTGCCTTACGAATTGGATGTTACTTCGTTAATTCTAGTTTTCAGTTCTGCGCTTTCTATCCGTTTTAGAATGGACGAGAAACGTTTTGATGTAGATGGAACTTACAATGCAAGATATGAAGTCGTTAAAAAACGAATTGACAAATCGCACATCAAAGGAACAAACGAACGAATTACTGAAAAAGAAAAAATTACAATTGTATATTCTCAAAACAGCGAGGAAGCAGAATATTTAAAATACATTAAATACCTGCAGCATAAAAAAATTCTTGAACCTTCAATTGAACAATTTGAAGTTGAAGATCTTCAGGGAGTTTCTGGTTTGAGAGCGATTCGTGTGAAAGTAATCAACAATAATTCGAACCCAGGAATTAAAAAAATAACTTATCAGGATTTATTAGATGAGCTCAACTAA
- a CDS encoding glucose 1-dehydrogenase gives MKNLENKVAIVTGGNSGIGYAAAADLVAKGAKVIVTGRNKEALAKAESELNVTGIVADQSDLKSIDNLVEEVKSKFGKVDILFLNAGIAAFAPLDSASEDHYDSIMNVNVKGVYFTVQKLLPILNDGGSIIFNTSVNAHVGMPNSSVYAASKAAVLSLNKVFAVELASRKIRVNAVSPGPIETPLYGKVGLEKEQVEGLGSALGEKILLKRFGQAAEVAKTVSFLASDDASFITGSEIVVDGGLIVNTVL, from the coding sequence ATGAAAAATTTAGAAAACAAAGTAGCAATCGTGACAGGTGGAAACAGTGGAATTGGATACGCAGCAGCAGCTGATTTAGTTGCAAAAGGAGCAAAAGTAATTGTAACAGGAAGAAACAAAGAAGCTTTAGCGAAAGCGGAATCAGAATTGAATGTTACAGGAATTGTTGCAGATCAATCTGATTTAAAATCAATCGACAATTTGGTAGAAGAAGTAAAATCAAAATTCGGAAAAGTGGATATTTTATTTTTGAATGCTGGAATTGCAGCTTTTGCACCATTAGATTCAGCTTCAGAAGATCATTACGACAGCATTATGAATGTAAATGTAAAAGGAGTTTATTTTACAGTTCAAAAACTGCTTCCAATTTTAAATGACGGCGGTTCAATTATCTTTAATACTTCTGTAAATGCTCACGTGGGAATGCCAAATTCAAGTGTATATGCAGCGAGTAAAGCAGCGGTTTTGTCTTTAAATAAAGTTTTTGCAGTAGAATTGGCTTCAAGAAAAATTAGAGTAAATGCGGTTTCTCCTGGTCCAATTGAAACACCATTGTACGGAAAAGTTGGTTTAGAAAAAGAACAAGTAGAAGGATTAGGATCTGCTTTGGGGGAGAAAATTTTATTGAAACGTTTTGGACAAGCTGCTGAAGTTGCCAAAACAGTTAGTTTCTTAGCTTCAGATGACGCTTCATTTATCACTGGATCTGAAATTGTAGTTGACGGTGGACTTATCGTAAACACAGTGCTATAA
- a CDS encoding TetR/AcrR family transcriptional regulator yields the protein MARTKEFNEDQALDKAIEIFWHKGYNGTSAQDLVNHLGLSRSSLYDTFGDKQKLFVKSLKRYQKQNLDSLNELFENAENIKTALTDIFKQAVIESLQDRITKGCFMVNSAVELAMHDPEIAKIVHDNQKVVEDIFCNAVKKGQDLGQISYRQDARSLARFIFNNYSGIRVLARAGEKDKQVYDDILKSIFALF from the coding sequence ATGGCTAGAACGAAAGAATTTAATGAAGATCAGGCTTTAGATAAAGCAATTGAGATTTTTTGGCACAAAGGTTACAACGGAACTTCTGCACAAGATTTGGTAAATCATTTAGGATTAAGCCGTTCTAGTTTGTATGATACTTTTGGAGATAAGCAAAAGCTTTTTGTAAAGTCATTAAAACGATATCAAAAGCAAAATCTAGATAGTCTCAATGAGCTTTTTGAAAATGCTGAAAATATCAAAACTGCTTTAACTGATATATTCAAACAAGCTGTTATAGAAAGTCTTCAAGATCGAATTACAAAAGGCTGTTTTATGGTAAATTCGGCAGTCGAACTTGCGATGCATGATCCTGAAATTGCAAAAATTGTTCATGATAACCAAAAGGTAGTAGAAGACATTTTTTGTAATGCTGTAAAAAAAGGGCAGGACTTAGGTCAGATTTCTTATAGACAAGATGCGAGATCACTAGCACGATTTATCTTTAATAATTATTCTGGAATTCGAGTTTTGGCTCGTGCCGGTGAAAAAGATAAACAGGTTTACGATGATATTTTAAAATCAATTTTCGCTTTATTTTAG